A single Haloglycomyces albus DSM 45210 DNA region contains:
- the pheS gene encoding phenylalanine--tRNA ligase subunit alpha: MTDNPASALEQDQLDAAVSAAEKAFESAADLNELATAKTAHLGDKSPVLLARRAIGSLPGKERADAGKRVNVAKQAVTAAYEARRSVLEAEEAERILREETVDVTARTPRRRTGSRHPVNVQMDRIADLFAAMGFTVGDGPEIELEWFNFDALNIHPDHPARTMMDTFHIADTNGEFGSNLVLRTHTSTVQIHTMLNQQPPIYTVAPGRVYRTDEVDSTHSPVFHQTEGLVVDKGITMADLRGTLDHFAKALFGAEAQTRLRPSYFPFTEPSAEVDVWFAEHKDGPRWIEWGGCGMVNPRVLRACGIDPEVYSGFAFGMGVERALMLRHGITDLRDIIDGDVRFPAGLRVEE; the protein is encoded by the coding sequence GACAATCCCGCTTCCGCCTTGGAGCAGGACCAACTTGACGCGGCGGTGTCCGCCGCGGAGAAGGCCTTCGAGTCGGCCGCAGATCTCAATGAATTGGCGACGGCCAAAACCGCGCACTTGGGCGACAAGTCCCCGGTGCTGCTGGCGCGGCGCGCCATCGGGTCTTTGCCGGGGAAGGAACGCGCCGACGCCGGAAAACGGGTCAACGTCGCCAAACAGGCCGTCACCGCAGCTTATGAAGCTCGACGTTCGGTCCTGGAGGCCGAAGAGGCCGAGCGTATCCTGCGGGAGGAAACGGTCGACGTCACCGCCCGAACACCTCGCCGCCGTACCGGATCGCGGCACCCTGTGAACGTCCAAATGGACCGGATCGCCGATCTCTTCGCCGCCATGGGATTTACCGTCGGCGATGGGCCGGAGATCGAACTGGAATGGTTCAACTTCGACGCGCTCAATATTCACCCCGATCATCCGGCCCGTACCATGATGGATACGTTTCACATCGCCGACACCAACGGCGAGTTCGGATCGAATTTGGTGCTGCGTACGCACACTTCCACGGTGCAGATTCACACCATGCTGAATCAGCAACCTCCGATCTACACCGTCGCGCCCGGGCGAGTCTATCGCACCGACGAAGTGGACTCCACCCACTCGCCCGTTTTCCATCAAACGGAAGGCCTGGTGGTGGACAAGGGAATCACCATGGCGGATCTGCGTGGCACCCTGGACCACTTCGCCAAGGCCCTGTTCGGGGCCGAAGCGCAAACGCGTCTACGTCCTTCTTATTTCCCCTTCACCGAGCCGAGTGCCGAGGTCGACGTGTGGTTCGCCGAGCACAAGGACGGTCCTCGTTGGATCGAGTGGGGCGGTTGCGGAATGGTTAATCCGCGAGTTTTGCGTGCCTGCGGCATCGATCCCGAGGTATACAGCGGGTTCGCCTTCGGCATGGGGGTGGAACGTGCGCTCATGTTGCGGCACGGCATCACCGACCTACGCGACATCATCGACGGCGATGTGCGTTTCCCTGCGGGCCTACGAGTGGAGGAATAA
- the pheT gene encoding phenylalanine--tRNA ligase subunit beta, with protein MLIPVSWLKEYAALPDDLTTAEIDAALVNAGLEVESVEDLREKVTGPLVIGRVTTIEELTEFKKPIRNCTVDVGRDQPQNIVCGARNFAEGDLVVVALPSAVLPGDFAISSRKTYGRTSEGMICSAAELELSDDHSGIIVLEADSARPGEDARPHLGLDDTVFELDITPDMGYCFSLRGVAREVAHQLDVSFTDPADAVKEPDATEPGAWPLHVDTDNCERFALLTVEGVDPNAASPQWMARRLTQAGMRPLSLAVDVTNYLMLELGEPLHAFDRDRLRGDVTVRQARSGEKLTTLDDTVRELDGEDVVICDESGPLSLAGVMGGATSEVSDETTNVLLEGAWWNPVAIARTSRRHKLISEASKRFERGVDPALAVVAIRYAAELLARYGGGTISENVTDVDRRTAVEPIELPVSEPSRIVGVDYSPQTVRAVLQAAGCSVEGDAVLAVTPASWRPDLTDPADLVEEVARLDGYRHIPSTLPRAAEGHGLTKEQRRRRAVANALAHTGLTELYTFPFVNVERDDQFGLATEDDRRRNLSVLNPLDESADRMRTSILSTLVDAVRTNLSRGTRDLAVFEDGLVYRPDAGWGEREVIDLPVSERPGDRSLETARLRLPRQPRHVAAILTGEAQQAGVGVDARAVNWSDAIDVAETITDACGVALTVRQGHNPPWHPGRCAELSVGETVVGYAGELHPEVCAAVELPQRTAAVEIDLSAIAFPELSTAPVISHYPATLIDVAVVVDRDVPAGDVAQALQDGAGELLDDIRLFDDYRGEKLGAGKKSLAFKMKLRAADRTLTNEEGSALRDRAVAVAAERLNATIRS; from the coding sequence ATGCTGATTCCCGTTTCCTGGTTGAAAGAATACGCCGCACTGCCGGACGATCTGACCACCGCTGAGATCGACGCCGCCCTGGTGAACGCGGGTCTGGAAGTCGAATCGGTGGAGGACCTGCGTGAAAAGGTCACCGGTCCGCTGGTGATCGGGCGGGTGACCACCATTGAAGAACTCACCGAGTTCAAAAAACCGATAAGGAATTGTACGGTCGACGTCGGGCGCGATCAACCGCAGAACATCGTCTGCGGTGCGCGCAACTTCGCCGAGGGCGATCTCGTCGTGGTGGCGCTTCCGTCGGCGGTGCTCCCCGGCGATTTCGCGATCAGTTCCCGTAAAACGTACGGGCGCACCTCGGAGGGAATGATCTGTTCCGCCGCGGAACTGGAACTGTCGGACGATCACAGCGGAATCATCGTGCTGGAAGCCGACTCCGCCCGGCCGGGGGAGGACGCCCGGCCGCACCTCGGCCTCGACGATACGGTGTTCGAGCTGGATATCACCCCTGACATGGGGTATTGTTTCTCGTTGCGCGGTGTCGCGCGCGAAGTCGCCCATCAATTGGACGTCTCCTTCACCGATCCCGCCGACGCGGTGAAGGAACCCGACGCCACTGAACCGGGCGCTTGGCCGCTGCACGTCGATACCGATAACTGCGAGCGCTTCGCGCTGCTGACGGTCGAGGGAGTCGATCCCAATGCGGCGTCTCCGCAATGGATGGCGCGTCGCCTGACCCAAGCGGGGATGCGTCCGCTGTCCTTGGCCGTCGACGTCACCAACTACCTCATGTTGGAACTGGGGGAGCCGCTGCACGCCTTCGATCGCGACCGCTTGCGCGGTGACGTGACCGTGCGGCAGGCTCGTTCCGGGGAAAAACTCACCACGCTCGACGATACGGTGCGGGAACTTGACGGTGAGGACGTCGTGATCTGCGATGAGTCCGGGCCGTTGTCGCTGGCCGGCGTCATGGGTGGCGCGACGAGCGAAGTCTCCGACGAGACCACCAACGTGCTGTTGGAGGGTGCGTGGTGGAATCCGGTCGCCATCGCTCGTACCTCACGGCGTCACAAACTCATTTCGGAGGCGTCCAAACGTTTCGAACGTGGAGTGGACCCGGCGTTGGCGGTCGTGGCGATTCGTTACGCCGCCGAACTGTTGGCTCGTTACGGCGGCGGCACGATTTCGGAAAACGTCACCGATGTCGATCGACGCACTGCCGTAGAACCGATTGAGCTTCCGGTATCCGAACCCAGTCGCATTGTGGGAGTTGACTATTCACCGCAGACCGTCCGGGCCGTGTTGCAGGCGGCCGGTTGTTCGGTGGAGGGCGATGCGGTATTGGCGGTGACGCCGGCCAGCTGGCGTCCCGACCTGACCGATCCGGCCGATTTGGTGGAAGAAGTCGCTCGTCTGGACGGGTATCGTCACATTCCTTCTACTTTGCCGCGTGCGGCGGAGGGCCATGGGCTCACCAAGGAGCAACGGCGTCGCCGTGCGGTGGCAAACGCATTGGCGCACACCGGTTTGACCGAGCTGTACACTTTCCCGTTCGTGAATGTGGAGCGCGACGATCAATTCGGTCTCGCCACCGAGGACGATCGGCGTCGCAATCTGTCGGTCCTCAACCCGCTGGACGAGTCCGCCGATCGGATGCGCACCAGCATTCTGTCCACGCTGGTGGACGCTGTACGCACCAATCTGTCGAGAGGCACCCGGGACCTGGCCGTTTTCGAGGACGGCCTGGTTTACCGTCCCGACGCCGGGTGGGGGGAACGAGAGGTTATCGACCTTCCTGTTTCCGAGCGTCCCGGGGACCGGTCCCTGGAGACGGCCAGGCTCCGCCTTCCCCGGCAGCCCCGGCACGTGGCCGCGATCCTGACCGGTGAGGCCCAGCAGGCGGGGGTTGGCGTGGACGCCCGTGCGGTGAATTGGTCGGATGCGATCGACGTCGCCGAGACGATCACCGACGCCTGTGGTGTCGCGTTGACCGTCCGCCAGGGCCACAACCCGCCGTGGCATCCGGGGCGCTGTGCCGAACTTTCGGTGGGAGAGACCGTCGTCGGTTATGCCGGGGAACTGCACCCGGAGGTCTGCGCGGCGGTGGAGCTTCCGCAGCGGACTGCGGCGGTGGAGATCGATCTCAGTGCCATCGCCTTCCCCGAATTGTCGACGGCACCTGTCATTTCGCATTACCCCGCTACGCTCATCGATGTGGCGGTCGTGGTGGATCGCGATGTTCCCGCCGGAGACGTCGCTCAGGCCTTGCAGGACGGGGCCGGCGAACTGCTGGACGACATTCGTCTGTTCGACGATTATCGGGGCGAGAAATTGGGCGCGGGCAAGAAGTCGCTGGCGTTCAAAATGAAATTGCGTGCCGCCGATCGAACCCTGACCAATG